Proteins co-encoded in one Pan paniscus chromosome 23, NHGRI_mPanPan1-v2.0_pri, whole genome shotgun sequence genomic window:
- the TCF20 gene encoding transcription factor 20 isoform X1 — MQSFREQSSYHGNQQSYPQEVHGSSRLEEFSPRQAQMFQNFGGTGGSSGSSGSGSGGGRRGAAAAAAAMASETSGHQGYQGFRKEAGDFYYMAGNKDPVTTGTPQPPQRRPSGPVQSYGPPQGSSFGNQYGSEGHVGQFQAQHSGLGGVSHYQQDYTGPFSPGSAQYQQQASSQQQQQQQVQQLRQQLYQSHQPLPQATGQPASSSSHLQPMQRPSTLPSSAAGYQLRVGQFGQHYQSSASSSSSSSFPSPQRFSQSGQSYDGSYSVNAGSQYEGHNVGSNAQAYGTQSNYSYQPQSMKNFEQAKIPQGTQQGQQQQQQQQQQHPSQHVMQYTNAATKLPLQSQVGQYNQPEVPVRSPMQFHQNFSPISNPSPAASVVQSPSCSSTPSPLMQTGENLQCGQGSVPMGSRNRILQLMPQLSPTPSMMPSPNSHAAGFKGFGLEGVPEKRLTDPGLSSLSALSTQVANLPNTVQHMLLSDALTPQKKTSKRPSSSKKADSCTNSDGSSQPEEQLKSPMAESLDGGCSSSSEDQGERVRQLSGQSTSSDTTYKGGASEKAGSSPAQGAQNEPPRLNASPAAREEATSPGAKDMPLSSDGNPKVNEKTVGVIVSREAMTGRVEKPGGQDKGSQEDDPAATQRPPSNGGAKETSHASLPQPEPPGGGGSKGNKNGDNNSNHNGEGNGQSGHSAAGPVFTSRTEPSKSPGSLRYSYKDSFGSAVPRNVSGFPQYPTGQEKGDFTGHGERKGRNEKFPSLLQEVLQGYHHHPDRRYSRSTQEHQGMAGSLEGTTRPNVLVSQTNELASRGLLNKSIGSLLENPHWGPWERKSSSTAPEMKQINLTDYPIPRKFEIEPQSSAHEPGGSLSERRSVICDISPLRQIVRDPGAHSLGHMSADTRIGRNDRLNPTLSQSVILPGGLVSMETKLKSQSGQIKEEDFEQSKSQASFNNKKSGDHCHPPSIKHESYRGNASPGAATHDSLSDYGPQDSRPTPMRRVPGRVGGREGMRGRSPSQYHDFAEKLKMSPGRSRGPGGDPHHMNPHMTFSERANRSSLHTPFSPNSETLASAYHANTRAHAYGDPNAGLNSQLHYKRQMYQQQPEEYKDWSSGSAQGVIAAAQHRQEGPRKSPRQQQFLDRVRSPLKNDKDGMMYGPPVGTYHDPSAQEAGRCLMSSDGLPNKGMELKHGSQKLQESCWDLSRQTSPAKSSGPPGMSSQKRYGPPHETDGHGLAEATQSSKPGSVMLRLPGQEDHSSQNPLIMRRRVRSFISPIPSKRQSQDVKNSSTEDKGRLLHSSKEGADKAFNSYAHLSHSQDIKSVPKRDSSKDLPSPDNRNCPAVTLTSPAKTKILPPRKGRGLKLEAIVQKITSPNIRRSASSNSAETGGDTVTLDDILSLKSGPPEGGSVAVQDADIEKRKGEVASDLVSPANQELHVEKPLPRSSEEWRGSVDDKVKTETHAETVTAGKEPPGAMTSTTSQKPGSNQGRPDGSLGGTAPLIFPDSKNVPPVGLLAPEANPKAEEKENDTVTISPKQEGFPPKGYFPSGKKKGRPIGSVNKQKKQQQQPPPPPPQPPQIPEGSADGEPKPKKQRQRRERRKPGAQPRKRKTKQAVPIVEPQEPEIKLKYATQPLDKTDAKNKSFYPYIHVVNKCELGAVCTIINAEEEEQTKLVRGRKGQRSLTPPPSSTESKALPASSFMLQGPVVTESSVMGHLVCCLCGKWASYRNMGDLFGPFYPQDYAATLPKNPPPKRATEMQSKVKVRHKSASNGSKTDTEEEEEQQQQQKEQRSLAAHPRFKRRHRSEDCGGGPRSLSRGLPCKKAATEGSSEKTVLDSKPSVPTTSEGGPELELQIPELPLDSNEFWVHEGCILWANGIYLVCGRLYGLQEALEIAREMKCSHCQEAGATLGCYNKGCSFRYHYPCAIDADCLLHEENFSVRCPKHKPPLPCPLPPLQNKTAKGSLSTEQSERG; from the coding sequence ATGCAGTCCTTTCGGGAGCAAAGCAGTTACCACGGAAACCAGCAAAGCTACCCACAGGAGGTACACGGCTCATCCCGGCTAGAAGAGTTCAGCCCTCGTCAGGCCCAGATGTTCCAGAATTTTGGAGGTACAGGTGGCAGTAGTggcagcagtggcagtggcagtggtggtggacGACGAGGAGCAGCAGCTGCTGCGGCAGCGATGGCTAGCGAGACCTCTGGCCATCAAGGTTACCAGGGTTTCAGGAAAGAGGCTGGAGATTTTTACTACATGGCAGGCAACAAAGACCCCGTGACTACAGGAACCCCACAGCCTCCTCAGCGAAGGCCTTCTGGGCCTGTGCAGAGCTATGGACCCCCCCAGGGGAGCAGCTTTGGCAATCAGTATGGGAGTGAGGGTCATGTGGGCCAGTTTCAAGCACAGCACTCTGGCCTTGGCGGTGTGTCACATTATCAGCAGGATTACACTGGGCCTTTCTCTCCAGGGAGTGCTCAGTACCAACAGCAGGcttccagccagcagcagcagcagcagcaagtccAGCAGTTGAGACAACAGCTTTACCAGTCCCATCAGCCCCTGCCACAGGCCACTGGCCAACCAGCATCCAGCTCATCCCATCTACAGCCAATGCAGCGGCCCTCAACTCTGCCATCCTCTGCTGCTGGTTACCAGTTAAGAGTGGGTCAGTTTGGCCAACACTATCAGtcttctgcttcctcctcctcctcctcctccttcccttcaccACAGCGTTTTAGCCAGTCTGGACAGAGCTATGATGGCAGTTACAGTGTGAATGCTGGATCTCAGTATGAAGGACACAATGTGGGTTCTAATGCACAGGCTTATGGAACACAATCCAATTACAGCTATCAGCCTCAATCTATGAAGAATTTTGAACAGGCAAAGATTCCACAAGGGACCCAacaggggcagcagcagcagcaacagcagcaacaacaacaccCTTCTCAGCATGTGATGCAGTATACTAACGCTGCCACCAAGCTGCCCCTGCAAAGCCAAGTGGGGCAGTACAACCAGCCTGAGGTTCCTGTGAGGTCCCCCATGCAGTTTCACCAGAACTTCAGCCCCATTTCTAACCCTTCTCCAGCTGCCTCTGTGGTTCAGTCTCCAAGCTGTAGTTCTACCCCATCTCCTCTCATGCAGACTGGGGAGAATCTCCAGTGTGGGCAAGGCAGTGTGCCTATGGGTTCCAGAAACAGAATTTTACAGTTAATGCCTCAACTCAGTCCAACCCCATCAATGATGCCCAGTCCTAATTCTCATGCTGCAGGCTTCAAAGGGTTTGGACTTGAAGGGGTACCAGAAAAGCGACTGACAGATCCTGGGTTGAGTAGTTTGAGTGCTCTGAGTACTCAAGTGGCCAATCTTCCTAACACTGTCCAGCACATGTTACTTTCTGATGCCCTGACTCCTCAGAAGAAGACCTCCAAGAGGCCCTCATCTTCCAAGAAAGCAGATAGCTGCACAAATTCTGACGGCTCCTCACAACCTGAAGAACAGCTGAAGTCCCCTATGGCAGAGTCATTAGATGGAGGCTGCTCCAGCAGTTCAGAGGATCAAGGCGAGAGAGTGCGGCAACTAAGTGGCCAGAGCACCAGCTCTGACACCACCTACAAGGGTGGAGCCTCTGAGAAAGCTGGCTCCTCACCGGCACAAGGTGCTCAGAATGAACCCCCCAGACTCAATGCTAGTCCTGCCGCAAGAGAAGAGGCCACCTCACCAGGCGCTAAGGACATGCCATTGTCATCCGACGGGAACCCAAAGGTTAATGAGAAGACAGTTGGGGTGATTGTCTCCCGGGAAGCCATGACAGGTCGGGTAGAAAAGCCTGGTGGACAAGATAAAGGCTCCCAAGAGGATGATCCTGCAGCCACTCAAAGGCCACCTAGCAATGGTGGGGCAAAGGAAACCAGTCATGCATCACTTCCCCAGCCAGAGCctccaggaggaggagggagcaaAGGAAACAAGAATGGCGATAACAACTCCAACCATAATGGAGAAGGAAATGGCCAGAGTGGCCATTCTGCAGCGGGCCCTGTTTTTACGAGCAGAACTGAGCCTAGCAAATCTCCTGGAAGTCTGCGCTATAGTTACAAAGATAGTTTCGGGTCAGCCGTGCCACGAAATGTCAGTGGCTTTCCTCAGTATCCTACAGGGCAAGAAAAGGGAGATTTCACTGGCCATGGGGAACGAAAGGGTAGAAATGAAAAATTCCCAAGCCTCCTTCAGGAAGTGCTTCAGGGTTACCACCACCACCCTGACAGGAGATATTCTAGGAGTACTCAAGAGCATCAGGGGATGGCTGGTAGCCTAGAAGGAACCACAAGGCCCAATGTCTTGGTTAGTCAAACCAATGAATTAGCTAGCAGGGGCCTTCTGAACAAAAGCATTGGGTCTCTATTAGAAAATCCCCACTGGGGCCCCTGGGAAAGGAAATCAAGCAGCACAGCTCCTGAAATGAAACAGATCAATTTGACTGACTATCCAATTCCCAGAAAGTTTGAAATAGAGCCTCAATCATCAGCACATGAGCCTGGGGGTTCCCTCTCTGAAAGAAGATCAGTGATCTGTGATATTTCTCCACTAAGACAGATTGTCAGGGACCCAGGGGCTCACTCGCTGGGACACATGAGTGCCGACACCAGAATTGGGAGGAATGACCGTCTCAATCCAACTTTAAGTCAGTCGGTCATTCTTCCTGGTGGTTTGGTGTCCATGGAAACCAAGCTGAAATCCCAGAGCGGGCAGATAAAAGAGGAAGACTTTGAACAGTCTAAATCTCAAGCTAGTTTCAACAACAAGAAATCTGGAGACCACTGCCATCCTCCTAGCATCAAGCATGAGTCTTACCGCGGCAATGCCAGCCCTGGAGCAGCGACCCATGATTCCCTTTCAGACTACGGCCCGCAAGACAGCAGACCCACGCCAATGCGGCGGGTCCCTGGCAGAGTTGGTGGTCGGGAGGGCATGAGGGGTCGGTCCCCTTCTCAATATCATGACTTtgcagaaaaattgaaaatgtctCCTGGGCGGAGCAGAGGCCCAGGGGGAGACCCTCATCACATGAATCCACACATGACCTTTTCAGAGAGGGCTAACCGGAGTTCTTTACACACTCCCTTTTCTCCCAACTCAGAAACCCTGGCCTCTGCTTATCATGCAAATACTCGGGCTCATGCTTATGGGGACCCTAATGCAGGTTTGAATTCTCAGCTGCATTATAAGAGACAGATGTACCAACAGCAACCAGAGGAGTATAAAGACTGGAGCAGCGGTTCTGCTCAGGGAGTAATTGCTGCAGCACAGCACAGGCAGGAGGGGCCACGGAAGAGTCCAAGGCAGCAGCAGTTTCTTGACAGAGTACGGAGCCCTCTGAAAAATGACAAAGATGGTATGATGTATGGCCCACCAGTGGGGACTTACCATGACCCCAGTGCCCAGGAGGCTGGGCGCTGCCTAATGTCTAGTGATGGTCTGCCTAACAAGGGCATGGAATTAAAGCATGGCTCCCAGAAGTTACAAGAATCCTGTTGGGATCTTTCTCGGCAAACTTCTCCAGCCAAAAGCAGCGGTCCTCCAGGAATGTCCAGTCAAAAAAGGTATGGGCCGCCCCATGAGACTGATGGACATGGACTAGCTGAGGCTACACAGTCATCCAAACCTGGTAGTGTTATGCTGAGACTTCCAGGCCAGGAGGATCATTCTTCTCAAAACCCCTTAATCATGAGGAGGCGTGTTCGTTCTTTTATCTCTCCCATTCCCAGTAAGAGACAGTCACAAGATGTAAAGAACAGTAGCACTGAAGATAAAGGTCGCCTCCTTCACTCATCAAAAGAAGGCGCTGATAAAGCATTCAATTCCTATGCCCATCTTTCTCACAGTCAGGATATCAAGTCTGTCCCTAAGAGAGATTCCTCCAAGGACCTTCCAAGTCCAGATAATAGAAACTGCCCTGCTGTTACCCTCACAAGCCCTGCTAAGACCAAAATACTGCCCCCACGGAAAGGACGGGGATTGAAATTGGAAGCTATAGTTCAGAAGATTACATCCCCAAATATTAGGAGGAGTGCATCTTCGAACAGTGCGGAGACTGGGGGAGACACGGTTACGCTTGATGATATACTGTCTTTGAAGAGTGGTCCTCCTGAAGGTGGGAGTGTTGCTGTTCAGGATGCTGacatagagaagagaaaaggtgAGGTGGCTTCGGACCTAGTCAGTCCAGCAAACCAGGAGTTGCATGTAGAGAAACCTCTTCCAAGGTCTTCAGAAGAGTGGCGTGGCAGCGTGGATGACAAAGTGAAGACAGAGACACATGCAGAAACAGTTACTGCCGGAAAGGAACCCCCTGGTGCCATGACATCCACAACCTCACAGAAGCCTGGTAGTAACCAAGGGAGACCAGATGGTTCCCTGGGTGGAACAGCACCTTTAATCTTTCCAGACTCAAAGAATGTACCTCCGGTGGGCTTATTGGCCCCTGAGGCAAACCCCAAGGCTGAAGAGAAGGAGAACGATACAGTGACGATTTCACCGAAGCAAGAGGGTTTCCCTCCAAAGGGATATTTCCCATCAGGAAAGAAGAAGGGGAGACCCATTGGTAGTGTGAATAAGCAaaagaaacagcagcagcagccaccgCCTCCACCCCCTCAGCCCCCACAGATACCAGAAGGTTCTGCAGATGGAGAGCCAAAGCCAAAAAAACAGAggcaaaggagggagagaaggaagcctGGGGCCCAGCCGAGGAAGcgaaaaaccaaacaagcagtTCCCATTGTGGAACCCCAAGAACCTGAGATCAAACTAAAATATGCCACCCAGCCACTGGATAAAACTGATGCCAAGAACAAGTCTTTTTACCCTTACATCCATGTAGTAAATAAGTGTGAACTTGGAGCCGTTTGTACAATCATCAATGCTGAGGAAGAAGAACAGACCAAATTAGTGAGGGGCAGGAAGGGTCAGAGGTCACTGACCCCTCCACCTAGCAGCACTGAAAGCAAGGCGCTCCCGGCCTCGTCCTTTATGCTGCAGGGACCTGTTGTGACAGAGTCTTCGGTTATGGGGCACCTGGTTTGCTGTCTGTGTGGCAAGTGGGCCAGTTACCGGAACATGGGTGACCTCTTTGGACCTTTTTATCCCCAAGATTATGCAGCCACTCTCCCGAAGAATCCACCTCCTAAGAGGGCCACAGAAATGCAGAGCAAAGTTAAGGTACGGCACAAAAGTGCTTCTAATGGCTCCAAGACGGacactgaggaggaggaagagcagcagcagcagcagaaggagCAGAGAAGCCTGGCCGCACACCCCAGGTTTAAGCGGCGCCACCGCTCGGAAGACTGTGGTGGAGGCCCTCGGTCCCTGTCCAGGGGGCTCCCTTGTAAAAAAGCAGCCACTGAGGGCAGCAGTGAAAAGACTGTTTTGGACTCGAAGCCCTCCGTGCCCACCACTTCAGAAGGTGGCCCTGAGCTGGAGTTACAAATCCCTGAACTACCTCTTGACAGCAATGAATTTTGGGTCCATGAGGGTTGTATTCTCTGGGCCAATGGAATCTACCTGGTTTGTGGCAGGCTCTATGGCCTGCAGGAAGCGCTGGAAATAGCCAGAGAGATG